A part of Vicinamibacteria bacterium genomic DNA contains:
- a CDS encoding TonB-dependent receptor codes for MWRRVLLFLALASPASATETVRVEVKHGDQPLSGASVIANGKSYLTDGDGVVSFPASPGSLELVIAKDGFLPVTTSLVVDEGKVHLVEVLLEQSVTLQEEITVVATTRSERGIEEQPMRVEVLGREEIEEKMLMTPGDIVMMLNEMGGMRVAATSPSLGAASVRIQGMRGRYTQFLSDGLPLYGEQPGGLALLQIPPMDLGRVEVIKGVASALYGGGAMGGVVNLLSRRPGEEAQREILVNASTRGATDAVLWISSPLSPFWSFSLLGSGHGQDRVDVDGDAWSDIAGHGRGVLRPRLFWDGGEGRSFFVTAGFTYEDRTGGTLPDSVLEATGEPYEESLLTRRYDVGAVGQTLLGGRYLLTGRVAVTRGNHDHLFGDTRERDRHDTAFAELTLRGSAGGHTWIAGAAFEHDGYRPEDVPRYAYSFGTIGAFFQDDVDVADWLGLSLSARLDRHNEYGTFLSPRFSALLRQGRWTGRVSFGSGFFAPTALTEETEAAGLTRLSIPGPLSAERGRSVSLDVSRNDGPLTTTLTLFASRIDESILVERSTDYLLRNVDGGTTNTGVEILATFRRPPFAATGTYTYVRSIESDGGLSRNVELTPRHSAGLVAMLEDDDVGRLGFELYFTGEQRLEANPYRTTSEPYVIIGILAERRFGRFRIFVNGENLTNFRQSRWGPLLRPERNVDGRWTVDAWAPLEGRVINGGVRVDF; via the coding sequence ATGTGGAGAAGAGTGCTCTTGTTCCTTGCGCTTGCTTCGCCGGCAAGCGCCACGGAGACCGTGCGCGTCGAAGTGAAGCACGGGGATCAGCCGCTGTCCGGAGCGAGCGTCATTGCGAACGGGAAAAGCTACCTGACCGATGGCGACGGGGTCGTCAGTTTTCCCGCGTCCCCCGGGTCGCTCGAGCTCGTCATCGCCAAGGATGGGTTTCTTCCCGTTACCACCTCGCTAGTCGTGGACGAAGGGAAGGTTCATCTCGTTGAAGTCCTGCTCGAGCAAAGCGTGACGCTTCAAGAAGAAATCACGGTCGTGGCCACCACTCGATCGGAACGGGGCATCGAAGAGCAGCCGATGCGCGTCGAGGTGCTCGGTCGTGAAGAGATCGAAGAGAAGATGCTCATGACCCCGGGGGACATCGTCATGATGCTGAACGAGATGGGTGGCATGCGCGTGGCGGCGACCTCTCCGTCGCTCGGTGCGGCGAGCGTCCGCATCCAGGGGATGCGCGGCCGCTACACGCAGTTTCTCTCCGACGGCCTGCCGCTCTACGGTGAGCAGCCGGGAGGCCTCGCGTTGCTCCAGATTCCTCCCATGGATTTGGGGCGGGTCGAAGTCATCAAGGGAGTCGCGTCTGCGCTCTACGGCGGAGGGGCCATGGGAGGAGTCGTCAACCTCCTCAGCCGCCGGCCGGGCGAAGAAGCCCAGCGAGAGATTCTCGTGAACGCCTCGACTCGGGGTGCGACCGATGCCGTGCTCTGGATCTCGTCGCCGCTTTCTCCCTTCTGGAGCTTCTCGCTTCTGGGAAGCGGGCACGGGCAAGACCGTGTGGACGTCGACGGCGATGCGTGGTCCGACATCGCGGGCCACGGACGTGGGGTCCTGAGGCCCCGTCTTTTCTGGGACGGAGGCGAGGGTCGAAGCTTCTTCGTGACGGCGGGCTTCACCTACGAGGATCGCACCGGAGGAACGTTGCCAGACTCCGTGCTCGAAGCGACGGGAGAACCTTACGAGGAGTCGCTCCTGACGCGGCGTTACGACGTGGGCGCTGTGGGGCAGACACTGCTCGGAGGCCGCTACCTTCTTACGGGGCGCGTCGCTGTCACCCGGGGGAACCATGATCATCTCTTCGGCGACACCCGCGAGCGAGATCGACACGATACCGCGTTCGCCGAGCTGACGTTGCGGGGAAGCGCCGGGGGTCATACCTGGATCGCCGGTGCCGCGTTCGAGCACGACGGCTACCGTCCCGAGGACGTCCCACGCTACGCCTATTCCTTCGGTACCATCGGCGCCTTCTTTCAGGACGACGTGGACGTGGCGGACTGGCTTGGCCTATCGCTCAGCGCTCGTCTCGATCGTCACAATGAGTACGGGACGTTCTTGAGTCCGCGTTTCTCCGCGCTCCTGCGTCAGGGACGATGGACCGGCCGCGTTTCCTTCGGAAGCGGCTTCTTCGCGCCAACGGCTCTGACCGAGGAAACCGAAGCGGCCGGATTGACTCGGTTGAGCATTCCCGGGCCGCTTTCGGCGGAGCGGGGCCGGAGCGTTTCTCTGGATGTGAGCCGTAACGACGGACCGCTTACGACCACGCTCACCCTCTTCGCCTCGAGGATCGACGAATCGATCCTGGTAGAGCGGTCGACCGACTATCTTCTTCGAAACGTCGACGGCGGCACCACGAACACCGGGGTCGAGATCCTGGCGACCTTCCGGCGTCCCCCATTCGCAGCGACCGGGACCTATACGTATGTGCGATCCATCGAGTCCGACGGCGGCCTGTCCCGAAATGTCGAATTGACGCCGCGACACAGCGCCGGTCTCGTCGCCATGCTCGAAGACGACGATGTGGGGCGTCTCGGCTTCGAGCTCTACTTCACTGGCGAACAAAGGCTCGAGGCCAATCCCTACCGTACTACCAGCGAGCCCTATGTGATCATCGGCATCCTCGCCGAGCGTCGCTTCGGCCGATTTCGGATCTTCGTGAACGGCGAGAATCTCACTAACTTCCGACAGTCCCGTTGGGGTCCGCTTCTGCGTCCGGAGCGAAACGTCGATGGGCGATGGACCGTCGACGCCTGGGCACCTCTCGAAGGTCGGGTCATCAATGGAGGCGTAAGGGTGGACTTCTGA